One genomic window of Hymenobacter sp. J193 includes the following:
- a CDS encoding LytTR family DNA-binding domain-containing protein, with the protein MQDVPAVSPASSGALLTCAILDDDEINRLSLEHFIQLNGKLHLKAMLTGSVEGLEFFSAGQQVDVLFLDVEMPDLNGLDMLRLLPQPPQVILTTAHENFAWDAFELRVVDYLVKPFTYERFVQAVRRVTERLHPHDTQRL; encoded by the coding sequence ATGCAGGATGTCCCCGCCGTCAGCCCCGCTTCTTCAGGGGCACTCCTGACCTGCGCCATCCTGGATGACGACGAAATCAACCGTCTGTCGCTGGAGCATTTCATCCAGCTGAATGGCAAGCTACACCTGAAAGCTATGCTCACCGGAAGCGTAGAAGGGCTGGAATTTTTCAGCGCCGGGCAGCAGGTGGATGTGTTGTTTCTGGACGTGGAAATGCCCGACCTGAACGGCCTTGACATGTTGCGCCTGCTACCCCAGCCGCCCCAGGTAATCTTGACTACGGCGCACGAAAACTTTGCCTGGGACGCATTCGAGCTACGGGTAGTCGACTATCTGGTTAAGCCTTTCACCTACGAGCGGTTTGTACAGGCCGTCCGGCGCGTAACGGAGCGGCTGCACCCCCACGACACCCAGCGGCTTTAG